In Arachis stenosperma cultivar V10309 chromosome 1, arast.V10309.gnm1.PFL2, whole genome shotgun sequence, one DNA window encodes the following:
- the LOC130969426 gene encoding uncharacterized protein LOC130969426 isoform X6: protein MSTELPPVRSYIAETLYGWKDYEIIGQRVAKFLVTEECYESLQNILERLIRGVPWSGKFPFKKRSGEVFIAIVTKTPLYEDGELVGIITVSSDAAVFNSMDSENRSYQPGNNGKAGGQRINFKRIQWPPRPLIASSVSNLASKILLNRQRHPDDAFSRNTTTDGDEEKHSIHEKERHSSHQRSENRTFREASEKVKSTIAARVLAKLQTGGSEKCGKDDGSIKSNCTNDCSGSKRVNNEGDSSGGSVALTPRKDGANEEDREDPLLRLHCKFNPKKKEQEAINMVIEDEMKKQQEGLQLQSTRESTGSNGGSNGSSSSKGDNESNSIVKSEIHWENLQLREEIGQGSYAVVYHGIWNGSDVAVKVYFGNGYTEETLHDYKKEIDIMKRLRHPNVLLFMGAVYSQERLAIVTELLPRGSLFKILHKSNQPLDIRRLLRMALDVAKGMNYLHHRNPPIVHRDLKSSNLLVDKNWTVKVGDFGLSRLKDSTLLTSKGRGTVMISLIFSLCRSNTYGLNHFSFSSMCFSVKMQPQWMAPEVLRNEPSNEKSDVYSFGVILWELMTQSIPWENLNSLQVVGVVGFMDRRLELPEGLDPQVASVIRDCWQSDPEQRPSFQELIQRMMFLVNKVNAVSIRRNSES from the exons ATGTCTACAGAGCTTCCTCCGGTGAGATCATATATTG CAGAAACACTGTATGGATGGAAAGACTATGAAATCATTGGTCAAAGAGTTGCTAAGTTCCTTGTTACCGAAGAGTGTTATGAATCTCTGCAGAATATTCTAGAAAGGTTGATCAGAGGAGTTCCATGGTCTGGAAAGTTTCCTTTCAAGAAGAGATCTGGTGAAGTATTCATAGCAATAGTGACTAAAACTCCTCTTTATGAGGATGGCGAGCTTGTTGGTATTATCACTGTTTCTAGTGATGCCGCTGTATTTAACTCAATGGATTCAGAAAATAGAAGTTACCAACCTGGTAACAATGGCAAAGCTGGAGGACAGAGGATAAATTTCAAAAGAATTCAGTGGCCTCCACGACCGTTGATTGCATCATCTGTCTCTAATCTG GCATCAAAGATTCTCCTAAATCGGCAACGGCATCCGGATGATGCATTTTCCAGGAATACTACAACAGATGGAGATGAAGAAAAACACAGCATTCAT GAAAAAGAACGTCATTCTAGTCATCAGAGAAGTGAAAACAGAACTTTTAGGGAGGCGTCCGAGAAGGTTAAGTCTACTATT GCAGCCAGAGTCCTAGCCAAGCTACAAACAGGGGGAAGTGAAAAATGTGGGAAGGATGATGGAAGCATTAAAAGTAATTGCACAAATGATTGTTCCGGAAGTAAGAGAGTGAATAATGAGGGTGATTCTTCTGGAGGCTCAGTAGCTTTAACTCCACGCAAGGATGGTGCTAATGAAGAGGATAGAGAA GACCCATTGTTAAGATTACACTGCAAATTTAATCCAAAGAAAAAGGAACAAGAAGCTATAAATATGGTGATAGAAGATGAAATGAAAAAGCAACAAGAAGGACTGCAATTGCAAAGTACACGAGAAAGCACTGGCAGTAATGGAGGCAGTAATGGAAGTTCATCAAGTAAGGGTGACAATGAGTCAAACTCTATTGTGAAGTCTGAAATCCATTGGGAAAACCTTCAATTAAGAGAGGAGATTGGTCAAG GGTCTTATGCAGTTGTGTATCACGGAATATGGAATGGATCG GATGTTGCTGTCAAGGTTTACTTTGGGAATGGATACACAGAGGAGACCTTACATGACTACAAAAAAGAG ATTGATATAATGAAGAGACTAAGACACCCTAATGTATTACTTTTCATGGGAGCAGTATATTCGCAggaaaggcttgccattgtAACAGAACTATTACCTAG GGGAAGCCTTTTCAAAATTCTTCACAAGAGTAATCAGCCACTAGATATCAGAAGGCTTTTAAGGATGGCTCTTGATGTT GCTAAAGGTATGAATTATCTTCATCATAGAAATCCACCCATTGTGCATAGAGACCTAAAGTCTTCTAATCTGCTTGTTGATAAAAACTGGACTGTCAAG GTTGGAGACTTTGGTTTGTCAAGGTTGAAGGATTCAACTTTATTGACTTCAAAAGGAAGAGGCACTGTAATGATATCTCTCATCTTTTCACTTTGTAGATCCAATACATACGGCTTAAATCATTTTAGTTTTTCATCAATGTGTTTTTCTGTCAAAATGCAGCCTCAATGGATGGCCCCTGAAGTCCTACGAAATGAGCCTTCCAATGAAAA GTCGGATGTGTATAGTTTTGGTGTCATCCTCTGGGAACTAATGACTCAGTCCATTCCGTGGGAAAATTTGAATTCTTTACAG GTGGTTGGAGTAGTAGGATTTATGGATAGAAGACTTGAGCTTCCGGAAGGGCTTGATCCCCAAGTGGCATCAGTCATTCGTGACTGCTGGCAAAG TGACCCAGAACAACGCCCATCATTTCAAGAGCTAATACAGAGAATGATGTTCCTTGTTAACAAAGTAAACGCAGTGTCAATTAGGAGAAATTCAGAATCATAA
- the LOC130969426 gene encoding uncharacterized protein LOC130969426 isoform X2 encodes MRIAVPTTTTTSMAGDERQTSYRVLADRCRTLEEEQAKLREQFRQLLQEKEEEEEEVVVADSTLRFLSGNFFSDSPYASVLKCMGHAVHVYRASSGEIIYWNRSAETLYGWKDYEIIGQRVAKFLVTEECYESLQNILERLIRGVPWSGKFPFKKRSGEVFIAIVTKTPLYEDGELVGIITVSSDAAVFNSMDSENRSYQPGNNGKAGGQRINFKRIQWPPRPLIASSVSNLASKILLNRQRHPDDAFSRNTTTDGDEEKHSIHEKERHSSHQRSENRTFREASEKAARVLAKLQTGGSEKCGKDDGSIKSNCTNDCSGSKRVNNEGDSSGGSVALTPRKDGANEEDREDPLLRLHCKFNPKKKEQEAINMVIEDEMKKQQEGLQLQSTRESTGSNGGSNGSSSSKGDNESNSIVKSEIHWENLQLREEIGQGSYAVVYHGIWNGSDVAVKVYFGNGYTEETLHDYKKEIDIMKRLRHPNVLLFMGAVYSQERLAIVTELLPRGSLFKILHKSNQPLDIRRLLRMALDVAKGMNYLHHRNPPIVHRDLKSSNLLVDKNWTVKVGDFGLSRLKDSTLLTSKGRGTVMISLIFSLCRSNTYGLNHFSFSSMCFSVKMQPQWMAPEVLRNEPSNEKSDVYSFGVILWELMTQSIPWENLNSLQVVGVVGFMDRRLELPEGLDPQVASVIRDCWQSDPEQRPSFQELIQRMMFLVNKVNAVSIRRNSES; translated from the exons ATGCGCATCGCAGTTCCAACGACGACGACGACTTCCATGGCCGGCGACGAGAGACAAACTTCTTACCGTGTTCTGGCGGATCGGTGTCGGACACTGGAGGAGGAACAAGCCAAGCTCAGGGAACAGTTCCGCCAACTCTTGCAGgagaaggaagaggaagaagaagaagtggtggTTGCAGATTCAACGCTGCGTTTTCTTTCGGGGAACTTCTTCTCGGATAGTCCGTACGCTAGCGTGTTGAAATGCATGGGACACGCCGTTCATGTCTACAGAGCTTCCTCCGGTGAGATCATATATTG GAATCGTTCAGCAGAAACACTGTATGGATGGAAAGACTATGAAATCATTGGTCAAAGAGTTGCTAAGTTCCTTGTTACCGAAGAGTGTTATGAATCTCTGCAGAATATTCTAGAAAGGTTGATCAGAGGAGTTCCATGGTCTGGAAAGTTTCCTTTCAAGAAGAGATCTGGTGAAGTATTCATAGCAATAGTGACTAAAACTCCTCTTTATGAGGATGGCGAGCTTGTTGGTATTATCACTGTTTCTAGTGATGCCGCTGTATTTAACTCAATGGATTCAGAAAATAGAAGTTACCAACCTGGTAACAATGGCAAAGCTGGAGGACAGAGGATAAATTTCAAAAGAATTCAGTGGCCTCCACGACCGTTGATTGCATCATCTGTCTCTAATCTG GCATCAAAGATTCTCCTAAATCGGCAACGGCATCCGGATGATGCATTTTCCAGGAATACTACAACAGATGGAGATGAAGAAAAACACAGCATTCAT GAAAAAGAACGTCATTCTAGTCATCAGAGAAGTGAAAACAGAACTTTTAGGGAGGCGTCCGAGAAG GCAGCCAGAGTCCTAGCCAAGCTACAAACAGGGGGAAGTGAAAAATGTGGGAAGGATGATGGAAGCATTAAAAGTAATTGCACAAATGATTGTTCCGGAAGTAAGAGAGTGAATAATGAGGGTGATTCTTCTGGAGGCTCAGTAGCTTTAACTCCACGCAAGGATGGTGCTAATGAAGAGGATAGAGAA GACCCATTGTTAAGATTACACTGCAAATTTAATCCAAAGAAAAAGGAACAAGAAGCTATAAATATGGTGATAGAAGATGAAATGAAAAAGCAACAAGAAGGACTGCAATTGCAAAGTACACGAGAAAGCACTGGCAGTAATGGAGGCAGTAATGGAAGTTCATCAAGTAAGGGTGACAATGAGTCAAACTCTATTGTGAAGTCTGAAATCCATTGGGAAAACCTTCAATTAAGAGAGGAGATTGGTCAAG GGTCTTATGCAGTTGTGTATCACGGAATATGGAATGGATCG GATGTTGCTGTCAAGGTTTACTTTGGGAATGGATACACAGAGGAGACCTTACATGACTACAAAAAAGAG ATTGATATAATGAAGAGACTAAGACACCCTAATGTATTACTTTTCATGGGAGCAGTATATTCGCAggaaaggcttgccattgtAACAGAACTATTACCTAG GGGAAGCCTTTTCAAAATTCTTCACAAGAGTAATCAGCCACTAGATATCAGAAGGCTTTTAAGGATGGCTCTTGATGTT GCTAAAGGTATGAATTATCTTCATCATAGAAATCCACCCATTGTGCATAGAGACCTAAAGTCTTCTAATCTGCTTGTTGATAAAAACTGGACTGTCAAG GTTGGAGACTTTGGTTTGTCAAGGTTGAAGGATTCAACTTTATTGACTTCAAAAGGAAGAGGCACTGTAATGATATCTCTCATCTTTTCACTTTGTAGATCCAATACATACGGCTTAAATCATTTTAGTTTTTCATCAATGTGTTTTTCTGTCAAAATGCAGCCTCAATGGATGGCCCCTGAAGTCCTACGAAATGAGCCTTCCAATGAAAA GTCGGATGTGTATAGTTTTGGTGTCATCCTCTGGGAACTAATGACTCAGTCCATTCCGTGGGAAAATTTGAATTCTTTACAG GTGGTTGGAGTAGTAGGATTTATGGATAGAAGACTTGAGCTTCCGGAAGGGCTTGATCCCCAAGTGGCATCAGTCATTCGTGACTGCTGGCAAAG TGACCCAGAACAACGCCCATCATTTCAAGAGCTAATACAGAGAATGATGTTCCTTGTTAACAAAGTAAACGCAGTGTCAATTAGGAGAAATTCAGAATCATAA
- the LOC130969426 gene encoding uncharacterized protein LOC130969426 isoform X3, whose translation MRIAVPTTTTTSMAGDERQTSYRVLADRCRTLEEEQAKLREQFRQLLQEKEEEEEEVVVADSTLRFLSGNFFSDSPYASVLKCMGHAVHVYRASSGEIIYWNRSAETLYGWKDYEIIGQRVAKFLVTEECYESLQNILERLIRGVPWSGKFPFKKRSGEVFIAIVTKTPLYEDGELVGIITVSSDAAVFNSMDSENRSYQPGNNGKAGGQRINFKRIQWPPRPLIASSVSNLASKILLNRQRHPDDAFSRNTTTDGDEEKHSIHEKERHSSHQRSENRTFREASEKVKSTIAARVLAKLQTGGSEKCGKDDGSIKSNCTNDCSGSKRVNNEGDSSGGSVALTPRKDGANEEDREDPLLRLHCKFNPKKKEQEAINMVIEDEMKKQQEGLQLQSTRESTGSNGGSNGSSSSKGDNESNSIVKSEIHWENLQLREEIGQGSYAVVYHGIWNGSDVAVKVYFGNGYTEETLHDYKKEIDIMKRLRHPNVLLFMGAVYSQERLAIVTELLPRGSLFKILHKSNQPLDIRRLLRMALDVAKGMNYLHHRNPPIVHRDLKSSNLLVDKNWTVKVGDFGLSRLKDSTLLTSKGRGTPQWMAPEVLRNEPSNEKSDVYSFGVILWELMTQSIPWENLNSLQVVGVVGFMDRRLELPEGLDPQVASVIRDCWQSDPEQRPSFQELIQRMMFLVNKVNAVSIRRNSES comes from the exons ATGCGCATCGCAGTTCCAACGACGACGACGACTTCCATGGCCGGCGACGAGAGACAAACTTCTTACCGTGTTCTGGCGGATCGGTGTCGGACACTGGAGGAGGAACAAGCCAAGCTCAGGGAACAGTTCCGCCAACTCTTGCAGgagaaggaagaggaagaagaagaagtggtggTTGCAGATTCAACGCTGCGTTTTCTTTCGGGGAACTTCTTCTCGGATAGTCCGTACGCTAGCGTGTTGAAATGCATGGGACACGCCGTTCATGTCTACAGAGCTTCCTCCGGTGAGATCATATATTG GAATCGTTCAGCAGAAACACTGTATGGATGGAAAGACTATGAAATCATTGGTCAAAGAGTTGCTAAGTTCCTTGTTACCGAAGAGTGTTATGAATCTCTGCAGAATATTCTAGAAAGGTTGATCAGAGGAGTTCCATGGTCTGGAAAGTTTCCTTTCAAGAAGAGATCTGGTGAAGTATTCATAGCAATAGTGACTAAAACTCCTCTTTATGAGGATGGCGAGCTTGTTGGTATTATCACTGTTTCTAGTGATGCCGCTGTATTTAACTCAATGGATTCAGAAAATAGAAGTTACCAACCTGGTAACAATGGCAAAGCTGGAGGACAGAGGATAAATTTCAAAAGAATTCAGTGGCCTCCACGACCGTTGATTGCATCATCTGTCTCTAATCTG GCATCAAAGATTCTCCTAAATCGGCAACGGCATCCGGATGATGCATTTTCCAGGAATACTACAACAGATGGAGATGAAGAAAAACACAGCATTCAT GAAAAAGAACGTCATTCTAGTCATCAGAGAAGTGAAAACAGAACTTTTAGGGAGGCGTCCGAGAAGGTTAAGTCTACTATT GCAGCCAGAGTCCTAGCCAAGCTACAAACAGGGGGAAGTGAAAAATGTGGGAAGGATGATGGAAGCATTAAAAGTAATTGCACAAATGATTGTTCCGGAAGTAAGAGAGTGAATAATGAGGGTGATTCTTCTGGAGGCTCAGTAGCTTTAACTCCACGCAAGGATGGTGCTAATGAAGAGGATAGAGAA GACCCATTGTTAAGATTACACTGCAAATTTAATCCAAAGAAAAAGGAACAAGAAGCTATAAATATGGTGATAGAAGATGAAATGAAAAAGCAACAAGAAGGACTGCAATTGCAAAGTACACGAGAAAGCACTGGCAGTAATGGAGGCAGTAATGGAAGTTCATCAAGTAAGGGTGACAATGAGTCAAACTCTATTGTGAAGTCTGAAATCCATTGGGAAAACCTTCAATTAAGAGAGGAGATTGGTCAAG GGTCTTATGCAGTTGTGTATCACGGAATATGGAATGGATCG GATGTTGCTGTCAAGGTTTACTTTGGGAATGGATACACAGAGGAGACCTTACATGACTACAAAAAAGAG ATTGATATAATGAAGAGACTAAGACACCCTAATGTATTACTTTTCATGGGAGCAGTATATTCGCAggaaaggcttgccattgtAACAGAACTATTACCTAG GGGAAGCCTTTTCAAAATTCTTCACAAGAGTAATCAGCCACTAGATATCAGAAGGCTTTTAAGGATGGCTCTTGATGTT GCTAAAGGTATGAATTATCTTCATCATAGAAATCCACCCATTGTGCATAGAGACCTAAAGTCTTCTAATCTGCTTGTTGATAAAAACTGGACTGTCAAG GTTGGAGACTTTGGTTTGTCAAGGTTGAAGGATTCAACTTTATTGACTTCAAAAGGAAGAGGCACT CCTCAATGGATGGCCCCTGAAGTCCTACGAAATGAGCCTTCCAATGAAAA GTCGGATGTGTATAGTTTTGGTGTCATCCTCTGGGAACTAATGACTCAGTCCATTCCGTGGGAAAATTTGAATTCTTTACAG GTGGTTGGAGTAGTAGGATTTATGGATAGAAGACTTGAGCTTCCGGAAGGGCTTGATCCCCAAGTGGCATCAGTCATTCGTGACTGCTGGCAAAG TGACCCAGAACAACGCCCATCATTTCAAGAGCTAATACAGAGAATGATGTTCCTTGTTAACAAAGTAAACGCAGTGTCAATTAGGAGAAATTCAGAATCATAA
- the LOC130969426 gene encoding uncharacterized protein LOC130969426 isoform X1: MRIAVPTTTTTSMAGDERQTSYRVLADRCRTLEEEQAKLREQFRQLLQEKEEEEEEVVVADSTLRFLSGNFFSDSPYASVLKCMGHAVHVYRASSGEIIYWNRSAETLYGWKDYEIIGQRVAKFLVTEECYESLQNILERLIRGVPWSGKFPFKKRSGEVFIAIVTKTPLYEDGELVGIITVSSDAAVFNSMDSENRSYQPGNNGKAGGQRINFKRIQWPPRPLIASSVSNLASKILLNRQRHPDDAFSRNTTTDGDEEKHSIHEKERHSSHQRSENRTFREASEKVKSTIAARVLAKLQTGGSEKCGKDDGSIKSNCTNDCSGSKRVNNEGDSSGGSVALTPRKDGANEEDREDPLLRLHCKFNPKKKEQEAINMVIEDEMKKQQEGLQLQSTRESTGSNGGSNGSSSSKGDNESNSIVKSEIHWENLQLREEIGQGSYAVVYHGIWNGSDVAVKVYFGNGYTEETLHDYKKEIDIMKRLRHPNVLLFMGAVYSQERLAIVTELLPRGSLFKILHKSNQPLDIRRLLRMALDVAKGMNYLHHRNPPIVHRDLKSSNLLVDKNWTVKVGDFGLSRLKDSTLLTSKGRGTVMISLIFSLCRSNTYGLNHFSFSSMCFSVKMQPQWMAPEVLRNEPSNEKSDVYSFGVILWELMTQSIPWENLNSLQVVGVVGFMDRRLELPEGLDPQVASVIRDCWQSDPEQRPSFQELIQRMMFLVNKVNAVSIRRNSES; this comes from the exons ATGCGCATCGCAGTTCCAACGACGACGACGACTTCCATGGCCGGCGACGAGAGACAAACTTCTTACCGTGTTCTGGCGGATCGGTGTCGGACACTGGAGGAGGAACAAGCCAAGCTCAGGGAACAGTTCCGCCAACTCTTGCAGgagaaggaagaggaagaagaagaagtggtggTTGCAGATTCAACGCTGCGTTTTCTTTCGGGGAACTTCTTCTCGGATAGTCCGTACGCTAGCGTGTTGAAATGCATGGGACACGCCGTTCATGTCTACAGAGCTTCCTCCGGTGAGATCATATATTG GAATCGTTCAGCAGAAACACTGTATGGATGGAAAGACTATGAAATCATTGGTCAAAGAGTTGCTAAGTTCCTTGTTACCGAAGAGTGTTATGAATCTCTGCAGAATATTCTAGAAAGGTTGATCAGAGGAGTTCCATGGTCTGGAAAGTTTCCTTTCAAGAAGAGATCTGGTGAAGTATTCATAGCAATAGTGACTAAAACTCCTCTTTATGAGGATGGCGAGCTTGTTGGTATTATCACTGTTTCTAGTGATGCCGCTGTATTTAACTCAATGGATTCAGAAAATAGAAGTTACCAACCTGGTAACAATGGCAAAGCTGGAGGACAGAGGATAAATTTCAAAAGAATTCAGTGGCCTCCACGACCGTTGATTGCATCATCTGTCTCTAATCTG GCATCAAAGATTCTCCTAAATCGGCAACGGCATCCGGATGATGCATTTTCCAGGAATACTACAACAGATGGAGATGAAGAAAAACACAGCATTCAT GAAAAAGAACGTCATTCTAGTCATCAGAGAAGTGAAAACAGAACTTTTAGGGAGGCGTCCGAGAAGGTTAAGTCTACTATT GCAGCCAGAGTCCTAGCCAAGCTACAAACAGGGGGAAGTGAAAAATGTGGGAAGGATGATGGAAGCATTAAAAGTAATTGCACAAATGATTGTTCCGGAAGTAAGAGAGTGAATAATGAGGGTGATTCTTCTGGAGGCTCAGTAGCTTTAACTCCACGCAAGGATGGTGCTAATGAAGAGGATAGAGAA GACCCATTGTTAAGATTACACTGCAAATTTAATCCAAAGAAAAAGGAACAAGAAGCTATAAATATGGTGATAGAAGATGAAATGAAAAAGCAACAAGAAGGACTGCAATTGCAAAGTACACGAGAAAGCACTGGCAGTAATGGAGGCAGTAATGGAAGTTCATCAAGTAAGGGTGACAATGAGTCAAACTCTATTGTGAAGTCTGAAATCCATTGGGAAAACCTTCAATTAAGAGAGGAGATTGGTCAAG GGTCTTATGCAGTTGTGTATCACGGAATATGGAATGGATCG GATGTTGCTGTCAAGGTTTACTTTGGGAATGGATACACAGAGGAGACCTTACATGACTACAAAAAAGAG ATTGATATAATGAAGAGACTAAGACACCCTAATGTATTACTTTTCATGGGAGCAGTATATTCGCAggaaaggcttgccattgtAACAGAACTATTACCTAG GGGAAGCCTTTTCAAAATTCTTCACAAGAGTAATCAGCCACTAGATATCAGAAGGCTTTTAAGGATGGCTCTTGATGTT GCTAAAGGTATGAATTATCTTCATCATAGAAATCCACCCATTGTGCATAGAGACCTAAAGTCTTCTAATCTGCTTGTTGATAAAAACTGGACTGTCAAG GTTGGAGACTTTGGTTTGTCAAGGTTGAAGGATTCAACTTTATTGACTTCAAAAGGAAGAGGCACTGTAATGATATCTCTCATCTTTTCACTTTGTAGATCCAATACATACGGCTTAAATCATTTTAGTTTTTCATCAATGTGTTTTTCTGTCAAAATGCAGCCTCAATGGATGGCCCCTGAAGTCCTACGAAATGAGCCTTCCAATGAAAA GTCGGATGTGTATAGTTTTGGTGTCATCCTCTGGGAACTAATGACTCAGTCCATTCCGTGGGAAAATTTGAATTCTTTACAG GTGGTTGGAGTAGTAGGATTTATGGATAGAAGACTTGAGCTTCCGGAAGGGCTTGATCCCCAAGTGGCATCAGTCATTCGTGACTGCTGGCAAAG TGACCCAGAACAACGCCCATCATTTCAAGAGCTAATACAGAGAATGATGTTCCTTGTTAACAAAGTAAACGCAGTGTCAATTAGGAGAAATTCAGAATCATAA
- the LOC130969426 gene encoding uncharacterized protein LOC130969426 isoform X4, whose translation MHGTRRSCLQSFLRNRSAETLYGWKDYEIIGQRVAKFLVTEECYESLQNILERLIRGVPWSGKFPFKKRSGEVFIAIVTKTPLYEDGELVGIITVSSDAAVFNSMDSENRSYQPGNNGKAGGQRINFKRIQWPPRPLIASSVSNLASKILLNRQRHPDDAFSRNTTTDGDEEKHSIHEKERHSSHQRSENRTFREASEKVKSTIAARVLAKLQTGGSEKCGKDDGSIKSNCTNDCSGSKRVNNEGDSSGGSVALTPRKDGANEEDREDPLLRLHCKFNPKKKEQEAINMVIEDEMKKQQEGLQLQSTRESTGSNGGSNGSSSSKGDNESNSIVKSEIHWENLQLREEIGQGSYAVVYHGIWNGSDVAVKVYFGNGYTEETLHDYKKEIDIMKRLRHPNVLLFMGAVYSQERLAIVTELLPRGSLFKILHKSNQPLDIRRLLRMALDVAKGMNYLHHRNPPIVHRDLKSSNLLVDKNWTVKVGDFGLSRLKDSTLLTSKGRGTVMISLIFSLCRSNTYGLNHFSFSSMCFSVKMQPQWMAPEVLRNEPSNEKSDVYSFGVILWELMTQSIPWENLNSLQVVGVVGFMDRRLELPEGLDPQVASVIRDCWQSDPEQRPSFQELIQRMMFLVNKVNAVSIRRNSES comes from the exons ATGCATGGGACACGCCGTTCATGTCTACAGAGCTTCCTCCG GAATCGTTCAGCAGAAACACTGTATGGATGGAAAGACTATGAAATCATTGGTCAAAGAGTTGCTAAGTTCCTTGTTACCGAAGAGTGTTATGAATCTCTGCAGAATATTCTAGAAAGGTTGATCAGAGGAGTTCCATGGTCTGGAAAGTTTCCTTTCAAGAAGAGATCTGGTGAAGTATTCATAGCAATAGTGACTAAAACTCCTCTTTATGAGGATGGCGAGCTTGTTGGTATTATCACTGTTTCTAGTGATGCCGCTGTATTTAACTCAATGGATTCAGAAAATAGAAGTTACCAACCTGGTAACAATGGCAAAGCTGGAGGACAGAGGATAAATTTCAAAAGAATTCAGTGGCCTCCACGACCGTTGATTGCATCATCTGTCTCTAATCTG GCATCAAAGATTCTCCTAAATCGGCAACGGCATCCGGATGATGCATTTTCCAGGAATACTACAACAGATGGAGATGAAGAAAAACACAGCATTCAT GAAAAAGAACGTCATTCTAGTCATCAGAGAAGTGAAAACAGAACTTTTAGGGAGGCGTCCGAGAAGGTTAAGTCTACTATT GCAGCCAGAGTCCTAGCCAAGCTACAAACAGGGGGAAGTGAAAAATGTGGGAAGGATGATGGAAGCATTAAAAGTAATTGCACAAATGATTGTTCCGGAAGTAAGAGAGTGAATAATGAGGGTGATTCTTCTGGAGGCTCAGTAGCTTTAACTCCACGCAAGGATGGTGCTAATGAAGAGGATAGAGAA GACCCATTGTTAAGATTACACTGCAAATTTAATCCAAAGAAAAAGGAACAAGAAGCTATAAATATGGTGATAGAAGATGAAATGAAAAAGCAACAAGAAGGACTGCAATTGCAAAGTACACGAGAAAGCACTGGCAGTAATGGAGGCAGTAATGGAAGTTCATCAAGTAAGGGTGACAATGAGTCAAACTCTATTGTGAAGTCTGAAATCCATTGGGAAAACCTTCAATTAAGAGAGGAGATTGGTCAAG GGTCTTATGCAGTTGTGTATCACGGAATATGGAATGGATCG GATGTTGCTGTCAAGGTTTACTTTGGGAATGGATACACAGAGGAGACCTTACATGACTACAAAAAAGAG ATTGATATAATGAAGAGACTAAGACACCCTAATGTATTACTTTTCATGGGAGCAGTATATTCGCAggaaaggcttgccattgtAACAGAACTATTACCTAG GGGAAGCCTTTTCAAAATTCTTCACAAGAGTAATCAGCCACTAGATATCAGAAGGCTTTTAAGGATGGCTCTTGATGTT GCTAAAGGTATGAATTATCTTCATCATAGAAATCCACCCATTGTGCATAGAGACCTAAAGTCTTCTAATCTGCTTGTTGATAAAAACTGGACTGTCAAG GTTGGAGACTTTGGTTTGTCAAGGTTGAAGGATTCAACTTTATTGACTTCAAAAGGAAGAGGCACTGTAATGATATCTCTCATCTTTTCACTTTGTAGATCCAATACATACGGCTTAAATCATTTTAGTTTTTCATCAATGTGTTTTTCTGTCAAAATGCAGCCTCAATGGATGGCCCCTGAAGTCCTACGAAATGAGCCTTCCAATGAAAA GTCGGATGTGTATAGTTTTGGTGTCATCCTCTGGGAACTAATGACTCAGTCCATTCCGTGGGAAAATTTGAATTCTTTACAG GTGGTTGGAGTAGTAGGATTTATGGATAGAAGACTTGAGCTTCCGGAAGGGCTTGATCCCCAAGTGGCATCAGTCATTCGTGACTGCTGGCAAAG TGACCCAGAACAACGCCCATCATTTCAAGAGCTAATACAGAGAATGATGTTCCTTGTTAACAAAGTAAACGCAGTGTCAATTAGGAGAAATTCAGAATCATAA